In the genome of Vicia villosa cultivar HV-30 ecotype Madison, WI linkage group LG7, Vvil1.0, whole genome shotgun sequence, one region contains:
- the LOC131615700 gene encoding cysteine synthase 2 isoform X1 — MAPVAARSAGAVGAGTAILLTLAVAYFFCDRRCNSSKHNKKKKSKNGILAAIGNTPLIRINSLSDATGCEILGKCEFLNPGGSVKDRVAVQIIEEALESGKLRKGGIVTEGSVGSTAISFATVAPAYGCKCHVVIPDDAAIEKSQIIEALGAKVERVRPVSITHKDHFVNIARRRASEANEFAFKNRKSQPNGTDSQQINGYKSDEHNHNSLFPDDCQGGFFADQFENLANFRAHYQSTGPEIWEQTNGKLDAFVAGAGTGGTVAGVSKFLQVHLLYSSCFKYCHFNCKSCLNFMFYAQQENNPNIKCYLIDPPGSGLYNKVTRGVMYTKEEAEGRRLKNPFDTITEGIGINRLTRNFAEAKLDGAFRATDREAVEMARYLVKNDGLFLGSSSALNCIGAVRAAQSLGPGHTIVTILCDSGMRHLSKFCNDEYLSKLGLTPKATGLEFLGIK, encoded by the exons ATGGCGCCTGTGGCAGCGAGAAGCGCCGGCGCTGTTGGTGCCGGAACCGCCATCTTACTCACTCTCGCCGTCGCGTATTTCTTCTGCGATCGTCGCTGCAATTCCTCAAAACACAACAAGAAGAAAAAATCAAAGAATGGAATCCTTGCCGCCATTGGTAACACTCCTTTGATTCGAATCAATAGTCTCTCCGATGCCACTGGTTGCGAA ATTCTTGGCAAGTGTGAGTTTTTGAACCCTGGTGGGAGTGTCAAAGATCGTGTTGCAGTTCAAATTATTGAAGAG GCTTTAGAATCTGGGAAGCTACGTAAAGGTGGTATAGTTACTGAAGGGAGTGTCGGAAGCACTGCCATTAGCTTTGCTACTGTTGCTCCTGCTTATGGATGCAAATGCCATGTGGTTATTCCAGATGATGCTGCCATTGAGAAG TCTCAAATAATCGAAGCTCTTGGGGCCAAAGTTGAAAGAGTACGGCCAGTGTCAATCACTCACAAAGACCATTTTGTGAATATTGCAAGAAGACGGGCATCTGAAGCAAATGAGTTTGCATTTAAGAATAGAAAATCACAACCGAATGGCACGGACTCACAGCAAATAAATGGTTATAAATCTGACGAACACAACCACAACTCACTCTTTCCTGATGACTGTCAAGGCGGCTTCTTTGCTGATCAGTTTGAGAATCTTGCAAACTTCAGGGCCCATTACCAAAGTACAGGACCTGAGATTTGGGAACAAACAAATGGAAAGTTAGATGCATTCGTTGCAGGAGCAGGCACTGGTGGTACTGTGGCCGGTGTTTCCAAGTTTCTTCAGGTTCATCTTCTCTATTCTTCATGTTTTAAATATTGTCATTTTAATTGTAAAAGTTGCCTGAATTTTATGTTTTATGCTCAACAGGAAAATAATCCAAACATCAAGTGTTACCTCATAGACCCTCCTGGTTCTGGCTTGTATAATAAGGTAACGAGGGGGGTAATGTACACCAAAGAGGAGGCAGAAGGACGGAGACTTAAGAATCCGTTTGACACTATAACAGAAGGAATTGGAATTAACAGGCTAACAAGGAATTTCGCAGAAGCAAAACTTGATGGGGCCTTTAGAGCCACAGATAGGGAGGCTGTTGAAATGGCCAG GTATCTTGTGAAGAATGATGGGCTTTTTCTTGGGAGTTCTTCTGCATTGAACTGTATTGGAGCAGTTAGAGCAGCACAATCATTAGGCCCTGGTCACACAATTGTAACCATTCTGTGTGACAGTGGAATGAGACATTTGAGCAAGTTTTGTAATGATGAATACTTGTCTAAGCTTGGTTTGACACCTAAAGCAACTGGATTAGAGTTCTTGGGTATCAAATGA
- the LOC131615700 gene encoding cysteine synthase 2 isoform X2: MAPVAARSAGAVGAGTAILLTLAVAYFFCDRRCNSSKHNKKKKSKNGILAAIGNTPLIRINSLSDATGCEILGKCEFLNPGGSVKDRVAVQIIEEALESGKLRKGGIVTEGSVGSTAISFATVAPAYGCKCHVVIPDDAAIEKSQIIEALGAKVERVRPVSITHKDHFVNIARRRASEANEFAFKNRKSQPNGTDSQQINGYKSDEHNHNSLFPDDCQGGFFADQFENLANFRAHYQSTGPEIWEQTNGKLDAFVAGAGTGGTVAGVSKFLQENNPNIKCYLIDPPGSGLYNKVTRGVMYTKEEAEGRRLKNPFDTITEGIGINRLTRNFAEAKLDGAFRATDREAVEMARYLVKNDGLFLGSSSALNCIGAVRAAQSLGPGHTIVTILCDSGMRHLSKFCNDEYLSKLGLTPKATGLEFLGIK, translated from the exons ATGGCGCCTGTGGCAGCGAGAAGCGCCGGCGCTGTTGGTGCCGGAACCGCCATCTTACTCACTCTCGCCGTCGCGTATTTCTTCTGCGATCGTCGCTGCAATTCCTCAAAACACAACAAGAAGAAAAAATCAAAGAATGGAATCCTTGCCGCCATTGGTAACACTCCTTTGATTCGAATCAATAGTCTCTCCGATGCCACTGGTTGCGAA ATTCTTGGCAAGTGTGAGTTTTTGAACCCTGGTGGGAGTGTCAAAGATCGTGTTGCAGTTCAAATTATTGAAGAG GCTTTAGAATCTGGGAAGCTACGTAAAGGTGGTATAGTTACTGAAGGGAGTGTCGGAAGCACTGCCATTAGCTTTGCTACTGTTGCTCCTGCTTATGGATGCAAATGCCATGTGGTTATTCCAGATGATGCTGCCATTGAGAAG TCTCAAATAATCGAAGCTCTTGGGGCCAAAGTTGAAAGAGTACGGCCAGTGTCAATCACTCACAAAGACCATTTTGTGAATATTGCAAGAAGACGGGCATCTGAAGCAAATGAGTTTGCATTTAAGAATAGAAAATCACAACCGAATGGCACGGACTCACAGCAAATAAATGGTTATAAATCTGACGAACACAACCACAACTCACTCTTTCCTGATGACTGTCAAGGCGGCTTCTTTGCTGATCAGTTTGAGAATCTTGCAAACTTCAGGGCCCATTACCAAAGTACAGGACCTGAGATTTGGGAACAAACAAATGGAAAGTTAGATGCATTCGTTGCAGGAGCAGGCACTGGTGGTACTGTGGCCGGTGTTTCCAAGTTTCTTCAG GAAAATAATCCAAACATCAAGTGTTACCTCATAGACCCTCCTGGTTCTGGCTTGTATAATAAGGTAACGAGGGGGGTAATGTACACCAAAGAGGAGGCAGAAGGACGGAGACTTAAGAATCCGTTTGACACTATAACAGAAGGAATTGGAATTAACAGGCTAACAAGGAATTTCGCAGAAGCAAAACTTGATGGGGCCTTTAGAGCCACAGATAGGGAGGCTGTTGAAATGGCCAG GTATCTTGTGAAGAATGATGGGCTTTTTCTTGGGAGTTCTTCTGCATTGAACTGTATTGGAGCAGTTAGAGCAGCACAATCATTAGGCCCTGGTCACACAATTGTAACCATTCTGTGTGACAGTGGAATGAGACATTTGAGCAAGTTTTGTAATGATGAATACTTGTCTAAGCTTGGTTTGACACCTAAAGCAACTGGATTAGAGTTCTTGGGTATCAAATGA
- the LOC131617780 gene encoding uncharacterized protein LOC131617780: MKIPEKLLKLKYHFLTLTLLSLTLLSLILMAPKLVTLFTYFWPLFLSTALVLALVFVFAKTSPLPHTDASIHKDLLDYVSGDLDHDSQFDLHNKSD, translated from the coding sequence ATGAAGATCCCAGAAAAGCTCCTCAAACTAAAATACCATTTCCTCACTCTAACCCTCTTATCTCTAACCCTCCTTTCCCTCATACTCATGGCCCCAAAATTGGTAACCCTCTTCACCTATTTCTGGCCACTCTTTCTCTCCACCGCACTCGTCCTCGCTCTCGTCTTCGTCTTCGCTAAGACCTCTCCTCTACCTCACACCGACGCTTCAATTCATAAGGATCTCCTTGATTATGTCTCTGGTGACCTTGACCATGATTCGCAGTTCGATCTTCACAACAAGTCCGATTAG
- the LOC131617779 gene encoding putative pentatricopeptide repeat-containing protein At5g13230, mitochondrial: MLRSIVRGRTKLSLFLLPFRHIHHQHQPCLSALDSHSYAHMLQQIIQNGADTNAGKHLHCHILKRGASLDLFAQNILLNFYVQSNSLRDASKLFDEMPVTNTITFVTLAQGYSRSHQFNEALHFILRLFREGHEVNPFVFTTLLKLLVSMDLAHLCWTLHACVYKLGHHGNAFVGTALIDAYSVCGNVNVARHVFDDICCKDMVSWTGMVACYAENCFYEESLQLFNQMRIMGYRPNNFTISGALKSCLGLEAFDVGKSVHGCALKGSYDHDLFVGIALLELYAKSGEIVDAQRLFEEMPKNDLIPWSLMIARYAQSDRSKEALDLFLRMRQTSVLPNNFTFASVLQACSSLALLNLGMQIHSCVLKFGLNSNVFVSNAIMDVYAKCGEIENSVKLFEELPDPNDVTWNTIIVGYVQLGDGEKAMNLFSNMLEYDMQPTEVTYSSVLRACASLAALEPGLQVHSLTIKTMYYKDTVVANSLIDMYAKCGRIDDARLTFDKLNKRDEVSWNAMICGYSMHGMSAEALNLFDTMQQTDCKPNKLTFVGVLSACSNAGLLLKGQAHFMSMSQDYSIEPCIEHYTCMVWLLGRLGRLDEAMKLIGEIPYEPSVMVWRALLGACVIHKKVDLGRVCAQHVLEMEPHDDATHVLLSNMYATAGRWDNVAFVRKNMQKKRVKKEPGLSWVESQGVVHYFSVGDTSHPDIKLICAMLEWLHKKTRDAGYVPDCNAVLLDVEDDEKERHLWVHSERLALAYGLIRTPHACAIRIIKNLRICVDCHAVIKLISKVVHREIVIRDINRFHHFRHGVCSCGDYW, from the exons ATGCTTAGGAGTATAGTTCGTGGCAGAACAAAACTGTCACTATTTCTACTTCCCTTTCGCCACATCCATCACCAACACCAACCATGTCTTTCTGCTTTGGATTCTCATTCCTACGCCCACATGCTCCAACAAATTATCCAAAACGGCGCCGACACAAACGCCGGAAAACATCTCCACTGCCACATTCTCAAGCGTGGCGCTTCTCTTGACTTGTTCGCTCAAAACATTCTTCTTAACTTTTATGTTCAGTCCAATTCATTGCGTGATGCTTCCaaactgtttgatgaaatgcctgtcACTAACACCATCACTTTTGTCACCTTGGCTCAAGGTTACTCTCGGTCCCATCAGTTCAATGAAGCCCTTCATTTCATTCTCAG GTTATTTAGAGAAGGACATGAGGTGAACCCATTTGTTTTTACTACTCTTCTCAAGTTGCTGGTGAGCATGGATTTGGCTCACTTGTGTTGGACACTTCATGCTTGTGTTTATAAGCTTGGCCATCACGGTAATGCATTTGTTGGGACTGCTCTTATTGATGCTTACTCTGTTTGTGGAAATGTCAATGTTGCTCGTCATGTTTTCGATGACATTTGTTGTAAGGATATGGTGTCTTGGACTGGGATGGTAGCTTGTTATGCTGAGAATTGTTTCTATGAGGAGTCATTGCAACTTTTCAATCAGATGAGGATTATGGGGTACAGGCCCAACAATTTCACCATTTCAGGTGCGCTTAAGTCCTGTCTTGGTCTAGAGGCGTTTGATGTTGGGAAAAGTGTTCATGGATGTGCTTTGAAAGGTAGTTATGATCATGATCTTTTTGTTGGCATTGCGTTGCTTGAGTTGTATGCGAAGTCTGGGGAGATTGTTGACGCACAACGGCTTTTTGAGGAAATGCCGAAAAATGATCTTATTCCTTGGAGTTTGATGATAGCGCGGTACGCTCAAAGTGACAGAAGTAAGGAGGCCTTGGATTTGTTTCTTCGAATGAGGCAAACATCTGTCCTCCCTAATAATTTTACATTTGCTAGTGTGCTGCAAGCTTGTTCCTCTTTAGCTTTGCTTAATTTGGGAATGCAAATTCATTCTTGTGTGCTGAAATTTGGACTGAACTCAAATGTGTTTGTGTCAAATGCCATCATGGATGTTTATGCTAAGTGTGGTGAAATTGAGAACTCCGTGAAATTGTTTGAGGAATTGCCGGATCCGAATGATGTGACTTGGAACACTATAATAGTTGGTTATGTTCAGCTAGGGGATGGAGAGAAAGCAAtgaatttattttcaaatatgcTTGAGTATGACATGCAGCCAACCGAAGTGACATACTCAAGTGTTCTTCGTGCCTGTGCTAGTTTAGCAGCATTAGAGCCGGGACTTCAGGTTCATTCCTTAACTATCAAAACCATGTACTACAAGGACACTGTAGTTGCAAATTCTTTGATAGATATGTATGCTAAATGTGGAAGAATCGATGATGCCCGACTAACATTTGATAAGCTGAACAAACGGGATGAAGTTTCATGGAATGCCATGATTTGTGGATATTCTATGCATGGCATGAGTGCGGAGGCTCTAAATTTGTTCGACACGATGCAACAAACTGATTGCAAACCTAATAAACTGACTTTTGTTGGAGTGCTGTCTGCGTGTAGCAATGCAGGACTGTTATTGAAAGGACAAGCTCACTTTATGTCAATGTCACAGGACTACAGCATTGAGCCATGTATAGAACATTATACTTGCATGGTTTGGCTTCTTGGAAGATTGGGTCGATTGGATGAAGCAATGAAACTCATTGGAGAAATTCCATATGAACCTAGTGTAATGGTTTGGCGCGCATTGCTTGGTGCTTGTGTTATCCACAAGAAAGTTGATCTAGGAAGAGTTTGTGCCCAACATGTACTTGAAATGGAGCCGCATGATGATGCGACCCATGTACTTCTGTCAAACATGTATGCCACTGCGGGGCGATGGGACAATGTTGCTTTTGTTAGGAAAAATATGCAAAAGAAAAGAGTGAAGAAGGAACCTGGTTTAAGCTGGGTTGAGAGCCAAGGTGTTGTTCACTATTTCTCTGTGGGGGACACTTCTCATCCTGACATTAAACTAATATGTGCGATGCTTGAATGGTTACACAAGAAAACCAGGGATGCAGGATACGTTCCTGATTGCAATGCTGTTTTGCTTGATGTAGAGGATGATGAAAAAGAACGACACCTGTGGGTACATAGTGAGAGACTGGCCTTGGCTTATGGACTAATTCGGACTCCGCATGCATGTGCTATTCGCATTATTAAAAATCTTCGAATATGTGTAGATTGTCATGCAGTTATAAAGTTGATATCGAAAGTTGTACATCGAGAAATTGTTATCAGGGATATAAATCGGTTTCATCATTTTCGTCACGGGGTTTGCTCATGTGGCGATTACTGGTAA
- the LOC131617778 gene encoding uncharacterized protein LOC131617778, whose amino-acid sequence MDLSSLPSNSPIQQEEDEWDTDGFVIPSLGIEESNQRKENVASIEPSNSAAKVKKEENIYLGPHGAPPSQSKQKEEVNLSNRKQRFKQKLKEADKKNSGTGRENKLDNLRELVGAGKANAGMAKRSSPKDWLDPHCHEAEFERR is encoded by the exons ATGGATCTCTCTTCACTACCTTCCAATTCTCCCATTCAACAAGAAGAAGACGAGTGGG ACACTGATGGATTTGTGATTCCGAGTCTTGGAATTGAAGAGTCTAATCAAAGGAAAGAAAATGTTGCAAGCATAGAACCATCAAATTCTGCTGCAAAG GTGAAGAAGGAAGAGAACATCTATCTTGGCCCACACGGGGCGCCTCCTTCACAGTCAAAACAGAAGGAAGAGGTAAATTTATCAAACCGAAAGCAGCGGTTCAAGCAAAAGCTGAAAGAAGCCGATAAGAAAAATAGTGGAACAGGTAGGGAGAATAAATTGGATAACTTGAGGGAGCTTGTGGGTGCGGGGAAAGCAAATGCGGGTATGGCAAAGAGATCTTCTCCTAAGGACTGGTTAGATCCACATTGCCATGAAGCTGAGTTTGAGAGGAGGTGA